The genomic DNA ATTTACTATTCTTCTGATGAAATGGGAATAAAAATTTTCCTGCAAAAAAGTAAAAATAAAAATATTTTTGAAAAAATAGAATTAATCGCTGATATTTATACAGATTTTGCTTTAAAATACGGGCCCAAATTTTGCAAACATATTATTTATCTGAAACTAAGCGATCACTTCATTGATTCGGAAACTTATTTATTAGGCTCTCAGATGAAATTGCTTATTAAGGATGCTTATTCTAATAATTATTTTAATAATGAATATACCGAGAATTTTATTCTTTCTGTTTTTCTTACTACCATAAGAGGTTTTGCTTATGAATGGAGTACACAGAACGGAGAAGGCGATCTAAAAAAATACACCTTATCCGCAATAAAAATTCTGATCAATCAATTTAAAAATATTTAGTTATACCAAAAAACCATCCTTCCGGATGGTTTTTAATTTTACTGCTAAAAGCTATTTCAGCCCTTATATTATTACCTGACGAAATTCATAAATATTCACTGCATATGTCAAATAAATATTTTGAGGAATTTATTTTTATCAAAAGTTTTATTTATAAATTTTCCATCTGAATAAAATAATATTATTTCTTGTATGAACATACCACATATTGCATAAGAATATATTTTTTATTCACAATTTTTACAAAATCCATGCTAATATAATTCAAAATTCTTTTTCCGTAAGAACAGGAAAACCCCTATTTCATCTCCTGTTCTCAAATACTTAACTCCTAAAAAACCGCTTTCAAAGTCAATCCTGCTCTGTATTCATTTTCACTGTTATTACCAGTTTTATACTCTCCTGTAAGAAAGATTCCGTATCTGTCCTCTATCTCTGCACCTATTATTGCTTTAGTACTTAGTACTCCTTTTTCTTCCTCCGGTTTTGACAGTTTATGATAATTCTGCTCTACATTTACCAATCTTGCATATTCTCTCTCATTGAAGTCACCCAGCTCATAACCGTAAGCTATATCTACCGCACCTTTTAGTTTCCATTGTTTCTTTTCTCCCAATGGAAGCTCTCCTTTTAGTTCCATTCCGGCTTTCGGCATTATGCTCCACGCATTATTCCCCTGTACTTCCAGCGCTTCAAGACCATTTTCGTTAAATGCCGGTCTTGTAATATAAGTTGCATCTAATCCGCCGTATGGTGTTATGCTTGCATTTTTCCCAAGTGAAAGTTCTTTCCCTAATTTATTATCACTTGTTATGCTGTAAGTTTCATATGTTCCGTTCATTTCTGATCTTCCTGTATTTGTCCAGTCTATATTTCTGTCTGTATTATGGAAACTCACTCTTCCTAACAAATCATTTCTTAATATCCAATCATTTGATCTGTATTTATTATGCAATCCGAGCTGTAATGTATCCGCATCCTCTTCACTGCTGTTTCCATCCAGCATTTCATAGTTCGTATGAAGATATCCAGCAGAGTATCCGAATGTATGTTTATATGTTCTTTCTACCTCCCTTAAGGCCAGCACTCCCACAGATTCATAGTTGTAACCTATTACACCGTCTGTATCCTCTGTCAGCTTTCCTTTTCCTGCTATCACATTTATTTTTACATTTTCTTTTGTGTTATTTTTTGAGTCCTGAAGAAGATTTAACGATGTACCTAAAACATCTATTATTGTCTCCTCTCTCTGATTCATATTAGCATACATATTTCCTGATAAACTTGCCATTGTCTTTCTAAAATCACTTTCTGTTTCTATACTGTCCAGTTTGTCAAATATCTGTCCTGCTTTTCCCACAGAGCCGACATACTTTTCATCCAGCGTACGGCCAAAGTCTTCATACCATAATCCTGATGTAAAATCATCATATGGTATTTTCTGCATCCAGATATCCACACATCCGTCCTCATCCATTACCGGTGTCGCACTCCATGTCAATGATTTACTTTTTACTTTTACCAGTCCTGTATTTGGTCCTCCATGATCATCTGTCAAAGGATTAAATACATCTTCGAATTTATATACATCTGCATGTGTTCCGGCAGTAAATCCGCTTAAAATTCCTATCGGGTCTGTCGTATTAAATGTCGGTGCATAAAACTTTACCGCATTTGATACAAAGGCTGCTCCGGCATCTGCTGCTATTGTTGGTGCTGTTATTGTTGCCGGGTCTACTTTTATTGATATATCTATTCCTTTTGTCTCAAAGTTTTCCGATACTCTTATTACTCCTGCATTTATTATACTTGGTATCGGATAGCTTGTTCCGCCGTATGATATATTCGTTGAACCTGTTACTCCTCCGGCTATATTCATTGTACCGCCGTTGATTATTTTTGATCCGCCTTTTAAGACTACTGCACTGCTGTTATTTCCGTTGACATTTATAGTTCCCTGATTATCCAGCGTTGAATTTATATTCAGCATTACTCCTGTAGAATCATCGTTATTCAGAGTTATTACGCCGTGGTTTACTATATCTGATGTCTTGTTTCCGTAGATACCTATAGAGTTCTTCCCTCCGAGTGTTATATCTCCGTAGTTCTCCACTTTGCTGTATTCTGCAAATATTCCTATTGCTCCGTCTGAGCTGCTCGTTATATCTCCATAGTTCTTTGCCGGCACTGATGCTTTCTTTGTATAAATTCCTACTCCGTTTGCTCCTACTGATATGTCCCCGTAATTTTCCATTACTGAATTATCTCCGTAAATTCCTATTGCATAACTGTTTTTTGTAGAATCATTCGGATCTATTATTATTGAATCCCCTACTGATATATTCCCTGTATTATTTATACTTCCCCCATGGTTATATATTCCCATATTGGCCTGACCTGTTACACCTGTTATTAGAGCGCTGTTTACTATTGTACCGCCGTTTTCACTGTAGATCCCCACATTATTAGAACCTGTCATTGATATATTACCGTTATTTATTACTGTTCCTGCTCCGTCTGCATACACAAGCACTGCACTTTCTCCCAGTACTGCTGCTGTATTATTTGTCAGATCAGCTCCTGATTTTAATGCATATCCGTAGCTTTCATTTCCTGTTATTGTTGTTCCGTTATTTACTACTGCAGCTCCGTTTAATGCATATACCCCCACTCCGTTGCCTGTCCCTGTCTCCAGTACAGATCCTGCTGTAAGGTTTACAGTTGCTCCGTCTGCATAAATTCCTGTTCCGTTTGATCCTGTTTTTATCTGTCCGTTTTGGTTTACTGTTCCTGATTTACTGTAAATTCCTACTGATGATACTCCTGTCTCCACTGTCCCGTTATTTGTTATTATATCTCCTGCATTATCACTGTAAATTCCTGTTCCGGGCTTTGATACATCTGATGAATTTCCTGTTTTTACTGTTCCTGTATTTACTATTGTTTTTATTCCTGTTCCTTTGGTATAGATTCCTCTTGAATCATTTCCCTGCATGTCTATTATTCCACTGTTATTTATTGACATTGCTGATGTACTTTCTGCATAAAGACCAGTCCCGCTTGCAGAAATCCCTGTTATATTTCCTGCATTTATTATACTTGTACTTTCATTTCCGTATATTCCTTCCGAACCTGCTCCCAATGTTATATTTCCGTCATTTGTAAGTGATGAACCAGTTCCTTTCCCTGACATGCCTATTGAAGCATTTCCTACATTTATAGTTCCTTTATTCAGAAGTTTTGCCCCGTTTGTCCCGTACAAGCCTGCCGAATTATCACCAAGAACTATTGAACCTCTGTTCTCCCCGTCTACAGCTGATGTAAATCCTGCAGGTGCTGTTCCTGTATACTGACCGTTTAGTACGGCTCCTACTATATTTGATCCTGTCCCTGTTATATTTGATGATGTATCAAGAAGCACTGCCGAATTTGCCCCGTTTATCAAGCTTCCGTTTGCTCCTAAATTTGCTGTACCATTATAATAAAATGTTCCGTTATTTACGTTTCCTACCACATAGCTTGAGCCTGCTGTTGATGTTACGTTAAAATTATTTGCAAAGCTTCCGCTTGAATTTGTATTAAATAATGCTATGTTCTGACCATCTACATTTATGTTTCCGCTTCCCGAGAAGTTTGTTGTCCCGTCAAGATAGAATCCTAATGCATTGTTTCCATAAAGATTCAGTGTCATACCTGTCAGATTTACATTACTGTCTTTAGCATACATTCCAAGTCCGTTTGCTCCTACTGTTACTGTTCCGCCACCTGTTACATTTGTATTATTTGCATATACTCCTACTGCTCCGTTTGATGTTCTAAGGTCTATATTTGAGCCTGAACCTAATATTACCGAAGATGCTGCTCCCGCTGTGTTATCCGCATAGATTCCGTATACTTTGTCTGTACCTGTCGAAGTTATCTTTCCGTTATTATTTATATTTATACTATCATCTCCATAACCCAATACTGTTGATGATGTTACTCCGTCAAGATAATTTACTCCGTAGATTCCTGCTGTATCTGATCCCCCTATTACTACTTCACCGTTATTTTCTGTTAATGTTCCGTTTGCAGATACTATTCCTATTGAATTTGATCCTGTTGTCCGGATTTTATTAATATTTATTACATGTCCGTAATCCGCTGCTATCCCCACTGAATTACTTCCTGAAAGATCTATTACTCCTGCATTATCCAGTTTTATTTCATTTATTCCTGTTGTTCCGCTGTAGTTTTTCTGTGCAATTCCTATCTGTCCATTTTGTGTTCCCGATAATGTTGTCCCGCTGTTTACATCTACTGATACTGATGTAAATTCTGATCTTTTGTATATGTCGGAACTGTTATCAAGATTTACACTTCTGTCCAATACAAGAGTTCCTTTATCCATTGATAATGGTATATAGTCACTTACACTCGCACTGTTTATTTCTACATTTGGAGTAAGAAGAGAACCGGGTGCTGACATACTGTCTATTGCTGTTAAGTTCATTGTCGTTCCTTTTCCTTCAAGTATGTACAGTTTTGATCCTGACTGCATTGTTAAATCCAGTTTTCCGCTTCCTGTAAATGAATTATTTAAATACCCTGTCAGAGACTGCCCGTTCTTCACATAAAAGGCATTTCCGCCGTTTTCTACTGTTGCTGCTACTGTTCCGGTCATGTTGTATTTCCCTGCAAGTCCTGCTGTATCATAGTTATAGAATAAAAGTCCTTTATTTCCCGACTGTAATGTTAGTCCCTGTGAAAGATTCATTACGGAGTTTCTATCTGAATAAAGTCCTATTCCTCCGTTTTCTACCCTTACTGTTCCTCCAGAAAGATTAGTATCAAGGTTTGACAGTGCACTGTATACTCCTACTGCTGCTGCTCCGTCTGCTGTTATTTTTCCGCTTACCATATTAAATTTTTCATTATTATATACACCAAGGTTATGAGCCTTTACATTTACTGTTCCTCCAGAAAGTTCCCCGTATCCTGTTGCTTTTACTGCTATTCCTGTATTATCAGTTCCGTTAACTGTTATTACTCCGTTTTTATGATAAAATATACCGTTATTTTCTATCTGAGTTCCTACCTGCTCTGTTCCATCGATATTTAATATCATTCCGTCAGTAGTCACCTGTGCATTATCTCCTGAAATATATATTCCTGCATTATTTTTACCGCCTGCAAGAAGATTTATTTCATGATTAGTAGAAGCATCAGATGATGAACCAAGTATTACATCCCCGTATTCCTCTACTCTTAATCCTGCACCGCCTCTTGAGTATGAACCTACATTTAGCAGATAGTCTGATAATGTAAACTGCGGGTTATCTATATGGCTTGTTGATATATTTATGTTATTTGCCGGATTAACCTGATCATATACATACTTAGATTCATAAATTACATTCCCGGTCATATTAACATAGATACCAGCTGAGCCGTCAGTATACAAGGCATCTCCGCCTGCTGCATTACCGCTGTTTTCCAGTCCGTTAACACCTGCTGCGTTTACTACATTCTGTCTTGGATCTT from Sebaldella termitidis ATCC 33386 includes the following:
- a CDS encoding autotransporter domain-containing protein produces the protein MKADKKILALLALNTLAAMPGEAAESKTDKLYNNIVKNIQTGKSNNKNFKLIENILKQKNKELKDLYLQGSYIVKPEYLEWQIFFSGFYNEKNKGDNTLSNAKYYSDPQKTSGESTLDPSQTSLYSDMEINGKFKPYKPEQESKFVDLGVSLNIKGIEKNMSDIIVEDTKPVVVSSSEISFNAPSSLSIPKINLAGFNPSTPKITTISFNPIPVLSLNGTGGGNGGITGFFPYGDGSGQNSIISQMDITSGTINVRTDRSTGSVPGNWDYDNPGYYSYTLNNVTGAPSAGLVYDSRSIYNPGTGTYTYEQALLPTGVYTDSINNNPGGYTSSVQGVFKVIDNPVTRFGTPGGNVNDLTVTLEGDVPNAQFLEQILHYDEHYSGIPDPVSGMWKTYTLDELEERSWITSAEKSELAGKFLDTALGHTTANRPFQYVENNSTWNLKGSNVVGVNIQAHGGWSDADSIFMNKGKITGLNEASSTNNLIGKQVAFMFTEGTAQRKQEGFDNTGTIEMRAPQSVIYLMTSNASSYDYSENSDSYGNNNINDNPGKHFLMNSGDIKLYGNNNIGVYTNNAPLMNKYNNEYNYTTSWNKSKGIGNGLQRTEIRFNNPLTILGDQSIGVDIERELNFANSKIKLDIGTEDPRQNVVNAAGVNGLENSGNAAGGDALYTDGSAGIYVNMTGNVIYESKYVYDQVNPANNINISTSHIDNPQFTLSDYLLNVGSYSRGGAGLRVEEYGDVILGSSSDASTNHEINLLAGGKNNAGIYISGDNAQVTTDGMILNIDGTEQVGTQIENNGIFYHKNGVITVNGTDNTGIAVKATGYGELSGGTVNVKAHNLGVYNNEKFNMVSGKITADGAAAVGVYSALSNLDTNLSGGTVRVENGGIGLYSDRNSVMNLSQGLTLQSGNKGLLFYNYDTAGLAGKYNMTGTVAATVENGGNAFYVKNGQSLTGYLNNSFTGSGKLDLTMQSGSKLYILEGKGTTMNLTAIDSMSAPGSLLTPNVEINSASVSDYIPLSMDKGTLVLDRSVNLDNSSDIYKRSEFTSVSVDVNSGTTLSGTQNGQIGIAQKNYSGTTGINEIKLDNAGVIDLSGSNSVGIAADYGHVININKIRTTGSNSIGIVSANGTLTENNGEVVIGGSDTAGIYGVNYLDGVTSSTVLGYGDDSININNNGKITSTGTDKVYGIYADNTAGAASSVILGSGSNIDLRTSNGAVGVYANNTNVTGGGTVTVGANGLGMYAKDSNVNLTGMTLNLYGNNALGFYLDGTTNFSGSGNINVDGQNIALFNTNSSGSFANNFNVTSTAGSSYVVGNVNNGTFYYNGTANLGANGSLINGANSAVLLDTSSNITGTGSNIVGAVLNGQYTGTAPAGFTSAVDGENRGSIVLGDNSAGLYGTNGAKLLNKGTINVGNASIGMSGKGTGSSLTNDGNITLGAGSEGIYGNESTSIINAGNITGISASGTGLYAESTSAMSINNSGIIDMQGNDSRGIYTKGTGIKTIVNTGTVKTGNSSDVSKPGTGIYSDNAGDIITNNGTVETGVSSVGIYSKSGTVNQNGQIKTGSNGTGIYADGATVNLTAGSVLETGTGNGVGVYALNGAAVVNNGTTITGNESYGYALKSGADLTNNTAAVLGESAVLVYADGAGTVINNGNISMTGSNNVGIYSENGGTIVNSALITGVTGQANMGIYNHGGSINNTGNISVGDSIIIDPNDSTKNSYAIGIYGDNSVMENYGDISVGANGVGIYTKKASVPAKNYGDITSSSDGAIGIFAEYSKVENYGDITLGGKNSIGIYGNKTSDIVNHGVITLNNDDSTGVMLNINSTLDNQGTINVNGNNSSAVVLKGGSKIINGGTMNIAGGVTGSTNISYGGTSYPIPSIINAGVIRVSENFETKGIDISIKVDPATITAPTIAADAGAAFVSNAVKFYAPTFNTTDPIGILSGFTAGTHADVYKFEDVFNPLTDDHGGPNTGLVKVKSKSLTWSATPVMDEDGCVDIWMQKIPYDDFTSGLWYEDFGRTLDEKYVGSVGKAGQIFDKLDSIETESDFRKTMASLSGNMYANMNQREETIIDVLGTSLNLLQDSKNNTKENVKINVIAGKGKLTEDTDGVIGYNYESVGVLALREVERTYKHTFGYSAGYLHTNYEMLDGNSSEEDADTLQLGLHNKYRSNDWILRNDLLGRVSFHNTDRNIDWTNTGRSEMNGTYETYSITSDNKLGKELSLGKNASITPYGGLDATYITRPAFNENGLEALEVQGNNAWSIMPKAGMELKGELPLGEKKQWKLKGAVDIAYGYELGDFNEREYARLVNVEQNYHKLSKPEEEKGVLSTKAIIGAEIEDRYGIFLTGEYKTGNNSENEYRAGLTLKAVF
- a CDS encoding TetR/AcrR family transcriptional regulator — translated: MGVNTKEKILSAAEKLFMENDHEDVSVRRICAAAGVSNGSFYHHIGSKENLIKMIYYSSDEMGIKIFLQKSKNKNIFEKIELIADIYTDFALKYGPKFCKHIIYLKLSDHFIDSETYLLGSQMKLLIKDAYSNNYFNNEYTENFILSVFLTTIRGFAYEWSTQNGEGDLKKYTLSAIKILINQFKNI